In the Desulfuromonas sp. DDH964 genome, GCGCCAGTTCCTGGCCGGGACCGGCGGGGGGGACGCATGAGCAGTGCCGGCATCATCCAGCTCTCTCTCGGCGACCTGGCGGGCGCCTTCGGCCTGATCCTGCTGGCGGCGGCCCTGGCGCGGTTGCAGGGCGCGGGTCAGGGGCGGGACCTGCTCTGGTCGGCGCTGCGCATGGTGGCCCAGCTCCTCGCCGTCGGCTACCTGCTCCACTTCGTTTTTGCCCTCGACCGCCCGCTGCCAGTCCTGCTGCTACTGTTGCTGATGACCGGATTCGCGGTGCAGACGGTGACGGCGCGGGTGCGGCGGCGCATGCCCCGTTTCTACCGGATTGTCGGCGGCGCGATCCTGGTCGGCTGCGGCGGGACCACGATGGTCTTCTGCACCCTGATCATCGGGCTGACCCCCTGGTACGATCCCCGCTACCTGATCCCGCTCGCCGGGATGGTCATCGGCAACTCAATGACCGGCGCCAGCCTCGCCGCCGAGCGCCTCGCCGGCGAGATGGCCGAGCGCCGCCAGGAGATCGAAACCGCCCTCTGTCTCGGGGCGCCGGCGCGACTGGCGGCGCGGGAAGGGGTGCGCAATGCCTTTCGCGCCGCCCTGATTCCTTCCATCAACGCCATGGCGGCGATGGGAATCGTCTTCCTGCCGGGGATGATGACCGGCCAGATCCTCTCCGGAACCGAGCCGATCGTCGCCGTGCGCTACCAGATCGCCATCATGTGCGTCATCACCGGCAGCGTCGCTGTGACCACCTTTCTGATCCTCCTCTTCGGTGCCCGCAGCTACTTCGTCAACGAGCACCAGTTGCGGGAAGGGGAGCCGACGGAGGGTTGAAAGGTCTGGCAACAAAAATCCCGCCGGCGCAACGCGCCGGCGGGATTTTTTGTCAGGAGGCCTTTTCTACTGGGAAGAGGTGGACATCCCGTTGCGGGAAGGGGATGGAGATCCCCTCGGCGTCGAAGCGCAGCTTGATTCTCTCCAGGGTGTCGAAATGGAGGTCCCAGTAATCGTCAACCGCGACCCAGGGGCGCACCGCGAAGTTGACGCTCGATGCGCCCAGTTCCAGGACCGCCACCGTCGGCGCCGGGTCGGCCAGGACCCGCGGGTCCTCCTTGAGGAGTGCCTGGAGCACCTCCTTGACCCTGCGCAGGTCATCCCGGTAGCCGACCCCGATCACCAGGTCAAGGCGCCGGGTCCCCTTTTTGGAGTAGTTGACGATATTGTCCCCCATCAGCTTGCCGTTGGGGATAAAGACCGTCTTGTTGTCGCCGGTTTTCAGCTGGGTGGTGAAGATGTGAAGTTCTTCGACGGCGCCGATCACCCCGGCGCCTTCGATGACGTCACCGACGCGGAAGGGGTGGAAGAGGAGAATCATCACCCCGGCGGCAAAGTTGGAAAGGGAGTTCTGCAGGGCGAGGCCGATGGCGAGACCGGCGGCGCCGATCACCGCGATCAGGGAGGTGGTCTGGACACCGAGCTGGCCGAGGGCGGCAATGATCGCGAAGGTGACCAGCGCTGCATTCAGCAGGTTGCTGCCGAAAATCACCAGGGTCGGGTCGACGCTGCGCCGGTTCATCAGGCCGCGGGTCAGGCGGGCAAAAAATCGCGCCGCCCAGATCCCGAGCACGAGGATGACCAGCGCAGCGAGAATTCTCGGGCCGTAGGTGAGGGTCAGGGTCGATGCCTGTTCCATCGGGTTCTCCTTCAGGTATGAGCAGCGTGCCGTGCTAAAAATCGAGGCCGAGACGTTTGATCTTTTCCACCAGGGTGGTGCGGTTGATGCCGAGCAGGACGGCGGCGCGGGCCTTGACCCCCTTGGCCAGGGCCATCGCCTCGGCGATCATGGCGCCTTCGATGCGGGCGATAACCGCCGGCATGTCGACGCCAGTTTCGCTCACCTTCGGAAAGGGGGGGCTGTTCTCGTCGGCCAGGCCACCGGCGATATTGGGTGGCAAATCCTGGCACTCGATGTTTTCACCGTCGGTCAGCGTCACCGAGCGTTCGATGACATTCTCCATCTCCCGAACATTTCCCGGCCAGGGATAGTTCTCCAGGGCCTTCATCGCCTCGGGAGCCAGGGTCATCAGTGGCCGCTTCAGCTCGCTGCAGCTCTTCTGGAGAAAATGCCGGGCGAGCAGGGGAATGTCCTCGCGGCGTTCCCGCAGTGGCGGCAGGACGATGGGGATGACATTGAGCCGGTAGTAGAGATCCTCGCGGAACTGGCCCCGTTTGATTTCTTCTTCGATATCAGCGTTGGTGGCCGAAATCACCCGGACGTTGAGCTTGATCTTGCGGCTGGCGCCGACCCGTTCCAGTTCCTGCTCCTGGAGGACCCGCAGCAGCTTCATCTGCAGGTGCATCGGCATGGTGCCGATTTCATCAAGGAAGATGGTGCCGTTGTTGGCGACCTCGAACTTGCCCGGCTTGTCGGCCACCGCCCCGGTGAAGGCGCCGCGGACATGGCCGAAGAGCTCGCTCTCCAGCAGCTCGGCAGGGATGGCGCCGCAGTTGATGGCCACGAACGGCTTCTCCTTGCGGCTGCCGTTAAAATGGATCGCCTTGGCGACCAGCTCCTTGCCGGTCCCCGATTCGCCGAGAATGAGGATCGAGGAGTCGGTGTTGAGCACCCGCTCCATGCGGCCGAAGACCTGCTGCATGGCGAGGCTGTGGCCGAGGATCTGGTCGAACTTGTACTTGCCGCGCAATTGCTGGCGCAGGTAGAGATTTTCGGCGACCAGCCGGCTCTTTTCCACCGCCTTGGCGACCTGGATTTTCAGCTTTTCGAAATTGAACGGCTTGGTGATGTAGTCGAAGGCCCCTTCCTTCATCGCCTCGACGGCAGTTTCGGCGCTTGCATTGCCGGTGATCAGGATGACATTGGTCGAGGGCGAACTCTCTTTCACCGATTTGAGGATGCCGATGCCGCTCACCCCCGGCAGGAAGAGATCGGTAATCACCACGTCGAAGGAATTTTTCTCCAGGATCTGTAACGCCTCTTCACCGCTGGCCGCGGTCTCCAGGCGATAGCCGGCATTTCCCAAGAGGAGCGACAGGGCTTCCCGGTTGTGAGCTTCGTCGTCAATCAGCAGGATCTGCGACAGGTTTTTCACACCATCCTCCGGCCCGGTGGGCGTCATTGATTTGACGAAAAGCAGGCTAACATGGCTTTGGCGCTGGTGCAAGTGGCACCCCGCCGGCTCCGCTCCCCGGCGGAATTGACAGCAACCCGGGGATTGCTAAACTTCGCTTATGAAGGTCACGATAAGTTCAATAATTTCGATTCTATTTCTTGCCGTTACGGCGTTCCCGGCCCTCGCGGAGCCGGCGCCGGGAGCAGGGTCGGCGTGGATTGCCAAGATCCGTATCGACGGGGTTATCAACCCGGTGACCGCCAGTTTCACGGCAGCGAGTCTCGCTGCCGCCAACCGTGATGGCGCTGCCGCCTTCCTGCTGCAGCTCAATACCCCGGGCGGCCTTGACAGCGCCATGCGGCAGATCATCCAGGCCGAGTTCGCCTCGGATATTCCGGTGATCGTCTACGTCGCGCCGAGCGGCGCCCGTGCCGCATCGGCCGGGGCACTGATCACGCTGGCGGCCGATTTCGCCGCCATGGCGCCGGGAACCAATATCGGGGCCGCCCACCCGGTCTCCATTATTCCGGGCGGGGGGGGCGACGATGAGGTTATGAAGACCAAGGTGGTCAACGATGCCGTCGCCTATGCCCGGAGTATCGCCAGTCGTCACGGCCGCAACCTGGAGTGGGCGGAGAAGGTGGTACGGGAGAGTCTGTCCGCGGCAGCCGAGGAGGCCCTCGAACTCGGCGTGATCGACCTGATCGCCCCCGATGAATATTCCCTGCTGCTGCGCCTCGACGGCCGCAGTTACCAGCGCGGCGATCAGAGCCTGGTCCTGCACAGCAAGGGAGCCCGGGTCGAAACCTTTGCCATGGACTGGCGCCAGGAGATCCTGGACACCCTGAGCAACCCGACCGTCGCCTACCTGCTGCTGATGCTCGGCATCCTCGGCATCTTCTTCGAAATCAGCCAGCCCGGGGTGATACTTCCCGGGGCGATCGGGGCCATCGCCATCCTCCTCGCCCTCTTTTCATTCCAGGCGCTGCCGATCAATTTTGCCGGCGTGCTGTTGATCGTCCTGGCTGTGGTTCTCTTCCTGCTCGAAATCAAGGTCACCTCCTTTGGCATGCTCACCATCGGCGGGGTGGTCGCTCTTTCTCTCGGCTCCCTGATGCTGATCGACAGTTCTGCACCCTATCTGCAAATTTCCCGGGCGGTGATCGCGGCCACGGTACTGGTCTGCAGCGGCTTTTTCGCCCTCGTGGTCTGGTTCGTGGTGCGCACCCATCGCCAACATTTCGTTTCCGGCCGGGAAGGCCTGGTCGGGGAGCGGGGGGTAGCCGTCGATTCCTTCAGTGGCAGCGGCCGGGTCTTCGTGCACGGGGAATATTGGGATGCTCATTGCGTCGAGCCCTTGAACGCCGGGGACGCGATCGAGGTGGTGCGTCTCGAACCCGGCATGCGGCTTGAAGTCCGGCCGGCGGCGATGGCCGGCGCGCCCGGAACAGAACCGAACACCTAACCTGAATTTTATGGAGGCTGAAATGTTCCCAGTCGGTCTGGTCGGTCCCCTGGTGCTGATCGCGTTGGTAGCGATCATCCTGTTCAATGCCGTCAAGGTCCTGTTCGAGTACGAGCGCGGGGTGGTTTTCCGCCTCGGCCGCTATTCCGGGGTCAAGGGACCGGGCCTGCGCCTGATCATCCCGATCATCGACCGCCTGGTCAAGGTCAGCCTGCGCACCGTGGCGATGGACGTTCCGCCCCAGGATGTCATCACCAAGGACAATGTTTCGGTCAAGGTCAACGCGGTCCTCTATTTCCGGGTCATGGCTCCCGAAAAGGCCCTGATCGAGGTGGAGAACTATCTCTACGCGACGAGCCAGCTGGCCCAAACCTCCCTGCGCAGCGTCCTCGGCCAGTCGGAACTCGACGAACTTCTCGCACATCGCGACCAGATCAACCAACAGTTGCAGCAGATTCTCGATCGCCAGACCGACCCCTGGGGGGTCAAAATCTCCAATATCGAGATCAAGCACGTCGATCTGCCGGTCGAGATGCAACGGGCGATGGCGCGCCAGGCCGAGGCCGAGCGGGAACGCCGGTCCAAGGTGATCCATGCCGAAGGGGAGTTCCAGGCTTCCCAGAAGCTGGCTGACGCCGCCCGGGTCATCTCCACCGAGACCGGCGCGCTGCAGCTCCGTTTCCTGCAGACCCTGACGGAAATCTCTGCCGAAAAGAATTCAACCATCATCTTCCCGATCCCCATCGACCTGATCAAGCCGTTTCTCGGCAAGGAGAAAACCTGAAGCCGAGGGAGGTGGAGAGCCGCAACCACCAGGGTTTTGCTGCCCACCGCGAGCGGTTGCGGCGATGAATGGTAACTCAATTCCAGATATCGAATTAAATGAGAATCAGAGTATTGTTTCCTTAGCAATTTCGCCATCTTACAAATTAAAACAATATTTTATCTTGACAGCCATGGGCAGCTTTGTTTAAATTTGCCCACCGAGGAAGTCTTGTAACTATTCATAATCACTAAAAAATTTAACTCCCACTAAAACTTTATCACTTATTTATCCGTTTTATTTTTTATAAAAACAACATTCGGGGAACGACTCTGGAGGAGGTTTGATGGAGGTCAGGAAATTCAAGAAAATCATGGCGGCCAACCGGGGCGAAATTGCAATCCGCATCTTTCGCGCCTGCACCGAGCTTGGGATCAGCACCGTGGCGATCTACTCGGAGCAGGACCGGTTGTCACTGCACCGCTACAAGGCCGACGAGGCCTACCTGATCGGCAAGGGGAAAGGGCCGATCGACGCCTATCTCTCCATCGACGAAATCATCGACCTCGCCCGCAAGAAGGATGTCGATGCCATTCACCCCGGCTATGGTTTTCTCTCCGAGAACGCCGACTTTGCTGCTGCCTGTGACCGGGCCGGAATTGCTTTCATCGGCCCGACGGCGGAGATCATGCGCAGTCTCGGCGACAAGGTCGCCGGCCGCGAGGTGGCGGTGGCTGCCGAGGTGCCGGTAGTACCGGGAACAACGCGGCCGATTGCCACCGAGGAGGAAGCCCTGATCTTCGCCAAGGAGGCTGGCTATCCGATCATCGTCAAGGCTTCTGCCGGTGGCGGCGGCCGCGGCATGCGGGTGGCGCGCAATCAGAAGGAGCTCCTCGAGGGGCTGAAAAGCGCCGCCTCCGAAGCCCAGGCTGCCTTTGGCAACGCCGCGATCTTCCTTGAGAAATACATCGAGAAGCCGAAGCACGTCGAGGTCCAGATTCTCGGCGACCACCACGGCAACCTGGTCCATTTCTATGAGCGTGACTGCTCGATTCAGCGCCGCCACCAGAAGGTGATCGAAATCGCGCCGTCCCTCTACCTGACCGCGAAACAGCGCCAGGAGCTGTGCGGCTATGCCCTGAAGATTGCCGGGGCGGTGAACTACCGCAACGCCGGCACCGTCGAATTTCTGATGGACAAGGAAGGGCACTTCTACTTTATCGAGGTCAACCCCCGCATCCAGGTCGAGCATACCGTCACCGAGCTTGTGACGATGCGCAACCTGGTGCAGGCGCAGATCCGGATCGCCGAAGGGCACAAGCTCAGCGACCCGGAGATCGCCATCAAGTCGCAGAAGGATATCGAGCTGCGCGGCTTTGCTATCCAGTGCCGGGTCACCACCGAGGACCCGACCAACAACTTCGCCCCCGACTTCGGCACCATCAAGGCCTACCGTACCGCCGCCGGCTTCGGTGTGCGGCTCGATGCCGCCGCCGGCTACGCCGGGGCGACCATCACCCCCCACTACGATTCCCTGCTGACCAAGATCTCCACCTGGGGGCTGACCTTCAAGGACGCGGCCCGGACCATGGATCGGGCGCTGCAGGAGTTCCGCATCCGCGGCGTCAAGACCAACATCGGCTTTCTCGAAAAGATGGTGACCCACCCGGTCTTTCTCAGCGGCGAGTGTGATACCTCCTTCCTCGACACCCACCCGGAGGTCTTCCAGCTGCCAGTGAAGAAGGACCGCGCCAACAAGATTCTCTCCTTTCTCGGCCACACCACCGTCAACGGCTATCCCGGGATCAAGAAGGAACGGGCGCTCCGTTTCAAGGACCTGCGCGAGCCGACGGTGCCGGAGATCCCCTACGGCCAGCAGCATCCCCGCGGGACCCGCGACATTCTGCGCGAGAAGGGGCCGGAAGGGCTGGCCCAGTGGGCGCGCAAGCAGAAGCACCTGCTGATCACCGACACCACCATGCGCGACGCCCACCAGTCGCTGATGGCGACCCGCTTTCGCACCTACGACCTCGACCGCATCGCCGAAGCGACCGCCCATCTCGGCGGCGGCCTCTTCTCCCTGGAGATGTGGGGGGGGGCGACCTTCGACGTCTCGATGCGTTTTCTACGCGAGGACCCCTGGGAGCGCCTTGACCGGCTGCGGGCGAAGATCCCCAACATCCTCTTCCAGATGCTGCTGCGCGGCAGCAACGCGGTGGGCTATACCAACTACCCGGACAACGTCGTGCAGGAGTTCGTCAAGAAAGCGGCCGAGGGCGGTATCGACGTCTTTCGCGTCTTCGACTCGCTGAACTGGACCAAGGGAATGGCGGTGGCGATGGACGCGGTGCGTAAAAACGGCGCCATCTGCGAGGCGGCGATGTGCTATACCGGCGACATCAGCGACCCCAGGCGCGACAAGTACCCGCTCGCCTACTACGTCAACCTGGCGAAGGAACTGGAGCAGATGGGAGCGCATATTCTCGCCATCAAGGATATGGCCGGCCTGCTCAAGCCCTTTGCCGCCGAAAAGCTGGTCAAGACCCTCAAGAGCGAGATCGGCATTCCGATCCATCTCCATACCCATGACACCTCGAGCAATGGTGGGGCGATGCTGATGATGGCGGCCCAGGCCGGCTGCGACATCGTCGACACGGCGCTCTCCTCGGTTTCCGGGCTGACCGCCCAGCCGAACATGAACGCCCTGCTTGCTACCCTCGAAGGGACGATCTGGGACCCGCAGCTCGACCAGGAGGGGCTGCAGCAGCTCGCCAACTACTGGGAGACGGTGCGCACCTACTATGCGCCCTTCGAGTCGGAGCTGCGCAGCGGCACCGCCCAGGTCTACTACCACGAAATTCCCGGTGGCCAGTATTCCAACTACAAGCCGCAGGTGGAGGGGCTCGGCCTCGGTCACCGCTGGGAGGAGTGCAAGGAGATGTACCGCAAGGTCAACGACATGTTCGGCGACCTGGTGAAAGTCACTCCTTCCTCCAAAATCGTCGGTGACATGGCGATGTTCATGGTGCAGAACAACCTCGAACCGGCCGATGTCTTCAGCCGCGGCCACGAGCTGACCTTCCCCCAGGGGGTGGTCGACTTCTTCAAGGGGATGATCGGCCAGCCCTACGGCGGCTTTCCGCAGGAGCTGCAGAAGATTATCCTGAAAGGGGAGCAGCCACTCACCTGCCGTCCCGGCGAACTGTTGGAGCCGGTTGACTTTGCCGCCAAGAAGATTCAGCTGGAGAAGAAGGTCGGTCACGCGGTCAAGGAGCGGGATGTCCTTTCCGCGGTCCTCTATCCGGGCGTCTACGAGGAGTTCGACCGCCACCGCCAGGAGTACAGCGACACCTCCTTCATGCCGACGCCGGTCTTCTTCTACGGCCTCGAGGTCGGCGACGAGGTGACCATCGACATCGAGGCGGGCAAGACCCTGATCGTCACCCTCAACGCCATCGGCCGGGTTCAGGCCGACGGGACCCGGAATATCTACTTCGAACTCAACGGCGAGCCGCGCCAGGTCAGCGTCAAGGACCTCTCGGTGGAGTCCGACGAGGTGAGTCACGTCAAGGCCGACCCCGACGAGCCGAAGCAGGTCGGCGCCCCGATGCCGGGCAAGATCTTCAAGCTGCTGGTCAATGTCGGCGACGAGGTCAAGGAGGGGGATACCCTCCTCTCCACCGAGGCGATGAAGATGGAGACCAAC is a window encoding:
- a CDS encoding ABC transporter permease, whose product is MSSAGIIQLSLGDLAGAFGLILLAAALARLQGAGQGRDLLWSALRMVAQLLAVGYLLHFVFALDRPLPVLLLLLLMTGFAVQTVTARVRRRMPRFYRIVGGAILVGCGGTTMVFCTLIIGLTPWYDPRYLIPLAGMVIGNSMTGASLAAERLAGEMAERRQEIETALCLGAPARLAAREGVRNAFRAALIPSINAMAAMGIVFLPGMMTGQILSGTEPIVAVRYQIAIMCVITGSVAVTTFLILLFGARSYFVNEHQLREGEPTEG
- a CDS encoding mechanosensitive ion channel family protein is translated as MEQASTLTLTYGPRILAALVILVLGIWAARFFARLTRGLMNRRSVDPTLVIFGSNLLNAALVTFAIIAALGQLGVQTTSLIAVIGAAGLAIGLALQNSLSNFAAGVMILLFHPFRVGDVIEGAGVIGAVEELHIFTTQLKTGDNKTVFIPNGKLMGDNIVNYSKKGTRRLDLVIGVGYRDDLRRVKEVLQALLKEDPRVLADPAPTVAVLELGASSVNFAVRPWVAVDDYWDLHFDTLERIKLRFDAEGISIPFPQRDVHLFPVEKAS
- a CDS encoding sigma-54-dependent transcriptional regulator, producing the protein MKNLSQILLIDDEAHNREALSLLLGNAGYRLETAASGEEALQILEKNSFDVVITDLFLPGVSGIGILKSVKESSPSTNVILITGNASAETAVEAMKEGAFDYITKPFNFEKLKIQVAKAVEKSRLVAENLYLRQQLRGKYKFDQILGHSLAMQQVFGRMERVLNTDSSILILGESGTGKELVAKAIHFNGSRKEKPFVAINCGAIPAELLESELFGHVRGAFTGAVADKPGKFEVANNGTIFLDEIGTMPMHLQMKLLRVLQEQELERVGASRKIKLNVRVISATNADIEEEIKRGQFREDLYYRLNVIPIVLPPLRERREDIPLLARHFLQKSCSELKRPLMTLAPEAMKALENYPWPGNVREMENVIERSVTLTDGENIECQDLPPNIAGGLADENSPPFPKVSETGVDMPAVIARIEGAMIAEAMALAKGVKARAAVLLGINRTTLVEKIKRLGLDF
- a CDS encoding NfeD family protein translates to MKVTISSIISILFLAVTAFPALAEPAPGAGSAWIAKIRIDGVINPVTASFTAASLAAANRDGAAAFLLQLNTPGGLDSAMRQIIQAEFASDIPVIVYVAPSGARAASAGALITLAADFAAMAPGTNIGAAHPVSIIPGGGGDDEVMKTKVVNDAVAYARSIASRHGRNLEWAEKVVRESLSAAAEEALELGVIDLIAPDEYSLLLRLDGRSYQRGDQSLVLHSKGARVETFAMDWRQEILDTLSNPTVAYLLLMLGILGIFFEISQPGVILPGAIGAIAILLALFSFQALPINFAGVLLIVLAVVLFLLEIKVTSFGMLTIGGVVALSLGSLMLIDSSAPYLQISRAVIAATVLVCSGFFALVVWFVVRTHRQHFVSGREGLVGERGVAVDSFSGSGRVFVHGEYWDAHCVEPLNAGDAIEVVRLEPGMRLEVRPAAMAGAPGTEPNT
- a CDS encoding slipin family protein; protein product: MFPVGLVGPLVLIALVAIILFNAVKVLFEYERGVVFRLGRYSGVKGPGLRLIIPIIDRLVKVSLRTVAMDVPPQDVITKDNVSVKVNAVLYFRVMAPEKALIEVENYLYATSQLAQTSLRSVLGQSELDELLAHRDQINQQLQQILDRQTDPWGVKISNIEIKHVDLPVEMQRAMARQAEAERERRSKVIHAEGEFQASQKLADAARVISTETGALQLRFLQTLTEISAEKNSTIIFPIPIDLIKPFLGKEKT
- a CDS encoding pyruvate carboxylase, which encodes MEVRKFKKIMAANRGEIAIRIFRACTELGISTVAIYSEQDRLSLHRYKADEAYLIGKGKGPIDAYLSIDEIIDLARKKDVDAIHPGYGFLSENADFAAACDRAGIAFIGPTAEIMRSLGDKVAGREVAVAAEVPVVPGTTRPIATEEEALIFAKEAGYPIIVKASAGGGGRGMRVARNQKELLEGLKSAASEAQAAFGNAAIFLEKYIEKPKHVEVQILGDHHGNLVHFYERDCSIQRRHQKVIEIAPSLYLTAKQRQELCGYALKIAGAVNYRNAGTVEFLMDKEGHFYFIEVNPRIQVEHTVTELVTMRNLVQAQIRIAEGHKLSDPEIAIKSQKDIELRGFAIQCRVTTEDPTNNFAPDFGTIKAYRTAAGFGVRLDAAAGYAGATITPHYDSLLTKISTWGLTFKDAARTMDRALQEFRIRGVKTNIGFLEKMVTHPVFLSGECDTSFLDTHPEVFQLPVKKDRANKILSFLGHTTVNGYPGIKKERALRFKDLREPTVPEIPYGQQHPRGTRDILREKGPEGLAQWARKQKHLLITDTTMRDAHQSLMATRFRTYDLDRIAEATAHLGGGLFSLEMWGGATFDVSMRFLREDPWERLDRLRAKIPNILFQMLLRGSNAVGYTNYPDNVVQEFVKKAAEGGIDVFRVFDSLNWTKGMAVAMDAVRKNGAICEAAMCYTGDISDPRRDKYPLAYYVNLAKELEQMGAHILAIKDMAGLLKPFAAEKLVKTLKSEIGIPIHLHTHDTSSNGGAMLMMAAQAGCDIVDTALSSVSGLTAQPNMNALLATLEGTIWDPQLDQEGLQQLANYWETVRTYYAPFESELRSGTAQVYYHEIPGGQYSNYKPQVEGLGLGHRWEECKEMYRKVNDMFGDLVKVTPSSKIVGDMAMFMVQNNLEPADVFSRGHELTFPQGVVDFFKGMIGQPYGGFPQELQKIILKGEQPLTCRPGELLEPVDFAAKKIQLEKKVGHAVKERDVLSAVLYPGVYEEFDRHRQEYSDTSFMPTPVFFYGLEVGDEVTIDIEAGKTLIVTLNAIGRVQADGTRNIYFELNGEPRQVSVKDLSVESDEVSHVKADPDEPKQVGAPMPGKIFKLLVNVGDEVKEGDTLLSTEAMKMETNIKAKKDGKVKEVLFKEGAQVQQGDLLVVLE